From a region of the Salmo trutta unplaced genomic scaffold, fSalTru1.1, whole genome shotgun sequence genome:
- the LOC115183495 gene encoding lipopolysaccharide-induced tumor necrosis factor-alpha factor-like, whose protein sequence is MDTSLKSEEPCPNPPPYSLPVQGKGDDMRISPFTPPPPPGAMGGSYINQTATGAAHPPRQRVVQHYETELGDSPGLIRCPSCQNQVMSDVTYHAGTFSWTMCLVFILCGLFLGCCLIPFFLRSFKDAYHACPRCHMVLHVHRKCC, encoded by the exons ATGGACACATCATTGAAGTCAGAGGAACCATGTCCTAACCCGCCTCCCTACTCCCTACCAG tccagggtaaaggagatgacatgaggatctctcccttcactcctcctcctccacctggtGCTATGGGTGGTAGCTACATCAACCAGACAGCTActg GGGCTGCTCACCCCCCCAGACAGAGGGTTGTCCAGCACTATGAGACAGAGCTGGGGGATTCTCCTGGTCTCATCAGATGTCCTTCCTGTCAGAACCAGGTGATGAGTGATGTCACTTACCACGCTGGAACCTTCTCCTGGACCATGTGTCTGGTGTTCATCCTCTGTGG GTTGTTCCTAGGCTGCTGTCTGATCCCGTTTTTCCTCAGGAGTTTCAAGGATGCCTATCACGCCTGCCCTCGCTGTCACATGGTCCTTCACGTCCACAGGAAGTGCTGTTGA